ACTAATTCTAAGGGGTGTCAAACTGACTTTGGTACACAGGCTGATAGCGATTGTTTAGATATGCGCGAAATTATTATAGAGCCGCTCAGCGAAGATAGTTTGCTTGCTGTGAATACAAGTAGCAGCGTAGTGGTAGCCGATGTTCATTCAGACATCCTGGACACTCCCCTTATTCGCCCTGCTAGTATTACTGCCACCCCTGTAAGAGATAAGGCCTCCCCTGTAAAAGATACTCCCTCATGGTCATTATTTTAGGTCTTGCTTCGCTGACATTAAATTTTGGATTTCTTTTTGGATATTGACTACGATTTTTGACTACGGACTTGACTTGCATTCTAATTGCAGGAATGCTATATTTTACTATAGTATACTTTTGTAGAACATTCAGTTGCATATATGATTTACGGGTATTGAATGCATAATTTTGAGACGAACATTTGGACTTTTATCATGTTTCACGACTTATGCTGTCGTCTGTTAGATTTTTATGTTCGagacattttgttttcttgagattttattcatatatatttacaggacTGATCACTACTGTCAATTATTGTATTccataatcaatatttatattagacTACATCAAGTGCTATGTTTACTTGTGTTTATTCAAGATATATATCAACGTTACTATGCTATTTTGATCActtatttgatttcataattggtttacattctaatttattctacatgtatacatgtatttatctcatatatatttatatactctgTATTTAACTTTCCTTGAGACGTTTTTACCTGATTACCAATTACATAATGTATCTATGCAACGGTGTTACTTAGTTGTTATATaaggaaaaacacaaaaacaaatttacaagaaaGTTTTGGCTATGCCACTCGTCATGTTTCTCCAGTTCTCAAGTCGCGGGTCGCTCCTTTAGGAAAACGGGGGgtggtgttacgatccaaaatatcgtatttcggaattatgggaataaattctacttttcggcattgtaggccataggtcagaaatagactgtcgatgacgaatctgggcaaacatgatgtaactgaaattcacatgattggttagagaaaagtacataataacttttatgatgccATGATCTTATGGtgtgattttctatatttagtcgttgtgtaaattccattgtattggaagtatACTTAAAGtgagaataaaacatccatAATCAGACGACAGGAGCTCACGAGGATGAGGAGAGGAGAGAAGCACTCGgataggtgattctggcaagccgaaatatcttctcagttgtgactaattcccgacttggacctgaacgatcccgtacgagagtatgagagtgtgagtgctagagtgtaacgtctgaactatccatgcttataccgttcaactctacgacaccCAACAAAACTATCTTCGGCAtgagtgaaaaaaaatgtgtggttccgattacattcaattttaaaataggtggggtaggtagattttttgttttattttatcatttttttttaaatgtgcgagtgtctagttcaagttttccattgtttttcatatggtctctatattgtttatttcttcctatcagatgtacagccattacagattgaaagattggtttatattgtctttttaagttgatgtcagtttccgcacccactatttcttgcgagacttcacgattttcgcgattttagtattatttttcacgaatacgtaaaaaaatgttaaactaGGTGGAGTTACTTTACGATTCTATAAACGGACAATGTACGTAGTGTATATGATCACTTGTATTTTATAAGGAAATAAAGAAGAACAGGTAGGTATCGCGAacgccgagcggttagctcgaacgcctcttacctctgcagcctgggttcgaacccgccagtCGGCTGGGTTTGGTTAAATTtgccacgctgtaagtaagaagagtgtcgttcagtttgactctactgaacaacgcaggttttccccggtaaccccggtttcctcctgcattaacactgaattttcctcctgttattgggcaatgcctgttggatggttaataaataaataaataaacaaataaataaacgcATGTATAACTATATTGTCGTTTGTACTGTAAGATACTAAGTTTTCGTGGGGGGGGGATAGACGCGCTCTGGGGTATAACTCGTGGTAGGGGGGAGCACTCAACTTGGCAGCTCGAGGTACACAGAATCGTAAGTTTGCACACACTGGGTAAACTCACACTAGGTCTACATACTGGTGCAAGAGAAATGATATGATTATGACAGTATTACAAAACATAACAGAACAGCATGAACACTCTGATCGGTGATGTGAGATCGCGTACCGATGCACCCAACTGAACTTCTTTCCACGGGTCGTAATTCAGCTAAGTGTCTCGTCCCTTTTCTGATGATGCTGTCGCAGGTATTCCAATGTTTGACCTTTTCTTCCCACAAAGTGGaaacatgtgtatgtttgttgatCTTGTTGACTGAAAAATCGTCCCATGCATTCACCCATATCGTGTCGCTTTGTGATGTCTGTTTTCGGTTTTCTAAAGGCAAGAAAAGACACCTTTCGCTCTTTGAACGTGGCCGAATCTAGAATATGAACGGCTCAGACGATGGCAGCAATGTTTAGTAGCAACTGTTTTCACCTTATGTAGTTAGTAGTAAATGTTAAGTCGCGATCGTACAAACAATTGTCCTAATTTGCGTAGGGTCGCCAATGGACATGCGCAGGCATCGTCTCGACGTCTAGTATAAAACAATGGTGGTATGGGCCTATTGATGAACTACGCTTGTTCATGATCATGTGAAACGCCATCTGACGTTTTCAATATAAATCGACACTCACGGGTAGAATTGTTAGGTTGTACGGTAATATCGTGGCAAAGTTCTAAAGGATAGAATTTTCAGGATGTACGCCATGATGAGGACTGTAGCGTTTCATACAACGTGGCTTATTCTACTTTTATTTGGTATAATTGGCCTTGTCTTCTCGGTTTGGTATACCACCACTGAAGATATTGAATGGAGAATTGTGAAAAACAGCCACTCTGGACCTCGACCAAATCAAGCATATTTCGACAGAAAAAACCCGCACATGAGAATTTTTTCACCGATTTCTAAATATATTGCTGCTGGAAAAGCAGACAATCAGATTGAGTCACCATGCAAATGTGCGAAAACGTCAATAATAGACAAGTTGAAGTCTCCATCAAAACTACGGCGACAACGTGAATTGACAGAGTAGAATAGACAGCATAGACATTCCAGCGACCCGTTGATGATGTGTGAAGCCTTTACACCACTACGATATCCTGCGGGTGGTGTTACCGTTCAACCACTCAAGTCAACACGTCTACATGGTTTACAAATACACGTCGCTATCGCTGATTTCCTGCCTGAAGATCAACAGCTTCGGACTGTGTTAAGATGTAAAAAATTGAAAGGAGTGTTAGTTATATTCAAACATGAGGGTAATACGAGTGTGGGAGTCAGTGGAAATGACTCTACCGAAATGACTATCACAGCTAACAAGAATGGACTACACGCTCTTAATACAGTTTTGGCAAATTTAAACTATAAAAGCACAGTTTATGATATCAATACAAGAGATATAATCTATATCACAatgttaaattttgatatcGCTGTTCACGTTCACATAAAAAAACCGGCAGTACCAACGTTGTACGACCCAGGACCTTCCGGTGATATCAACTCATTGGTAACTATTATCACAAAAACGTTTGAACGGTATGGTTCAGTCAAAACACTAATATCTAGCATACATAAATTTTATCCGAATATGGCCATCATTGTCGCCGACGATTCCGAGTTTCCTGAAAAAATTAGCATTCCTAATGTAAAGCATTACATTATGCCTTTTGCAGAAGGATGGTTTGCTGGTAGAAATTTAGCACTTAGTCAGGTAAGAACCAAGTACTTTGTTTGGGTAGATGACGACTTTGTGTTCACTAACGGAACTCACCTTGAAAATTTCCTCGAAAAATTCAAACATCCAAACTTGACAATCGACGTTGTCGGTGGGACGTTTGGAGATGCGAACGGTAAACGCCAAATGTCCACCAATTGCTTCGGTTGTCGTACACTTGAAGTTACTAATAACTATGAAAATGATAACGGCGACTGTTTGGTTCTCAAGAACAACAAGAAATACCATGCTGTAAAAGAATTTCCCGAATGTTTCTTCGCTGATGGCACTACAAATTTTTTCATGGCCCGAACCAGTACAACCAGGAGCGTTGGTTTTGACCCAGTTTACGACAGAGTTGGACATATAGAATTCCACATCGATGGATTGGGAAAACTGCGTATGATGGGATGTACAGACGTGAACATTTTACATAAGCAAGTAACTAATAAAAAGTACCTTAGCTATCGGGAATATGGACAACAATTCAACAAAAACCGAAGTTCGTGCAATTTGCATACACTATTCAAgaacaatttgaaatgttttaatttttagcacaactgaactgaaagttcagtagtactataggcatggtaTAGTGTCTGtctcactgtgtgtgtgtgcgcgcacgcGTGTATAAACAACTGAAAAGTCAAATACCGCTGAACCGATTACCTAAGATGTTAAGCTGGGACATTGTTCAACTGAAAATGAACCGGTGTGTGCTTCGggtaaaaaatgtaatttttggtaaacaaattaaactccaaaactacaggATAGATCGGTCTGAACtttggttggaacgttcttagaggtgtttagattaagaattattcatgacatgatgatcacatcgcagtgatatgcaaatcatgtATGAAAATGTGTCCTTTTGGTCAATAATATTCAATTCCAACACTCCTgagtagattgggctgaaatttggttgtaACGTTCTTCAGGGTGTTTGTATTAAGAAGTACGACGTGATGATCCAATCAATGATAAgacaaattagggctaaaaatgtgccTTTTTGGTCAGCAATCTATATTATTCAAAAATAATTGAGTAGATTggtttgaaatttaatgggaacgttcttagtggCGTTTAGATTAAGAAGTGTTCATATCAtgattggccctagcaaccatgaccacgcgcTTAGCAAAAGTGATaattaaatacatattatatagtaatgatgattttaataataataaagttgtaaagattcagtttgcttcatcgtacattacagtatagccaatctgattaaattctGATGTGGGgaaagcggctaaatgctttatttacctctatttccatcgttttgtgatgtttgtttATAGCATGACAAGTTGAGAACTACACTTAATTTGGGTAATTTGGTTTATTTCAGAATAATATGGGCCTCCGGctccagatatatatatatataatataataaattcaGTTACACAACTAGTTCACAGTGCCAGTGTAATACACGTACATACAGTGATAAACAAGGATGTCTTTGTAAAGCTCCAAAGCACACATTCGCTGAATTATAAATGGTAAATTATGGAGAGTTTACAGTTTGTCTTTTACTTTAAAtgcatgaaacaaaaataaagctAGATTTCTAGTGGTATTGTCATCCTTAGATGCCATCAACTGATTAAAATGGTAAAGTGAAGGTGATCTGTATGATGCAGGTTGTAAATATCTTTTTCTTAGATTATCCCATGCTGGACACTTAAAGAggaaatgatattcatcttctaCTTCGatacaacataatttacatattctgaATTCTCTATCAGTTCCTCTGTGTCTCCCCGTTTCGATCTCTAACGCGTGGCTAGAGCATCTAAATCTTGCTAGGGCTCTACGGTACTTAAAAGGACTaatcaatgaaatgtacatttcaggTGCAAGTTCCTTTTTAAAATTTCTATAGTAACTATTTTTCTCGTTAGCACATACCTCTGACCACCATTCTTGGCTTTTAACATCTTTTACCCTAGTACTAAACTCTGATAGAAAGACCACTGTATTCCCCACACCCTGGTTTAACCAGGATTCTCTAAAACCATACTGATAAAACAGATGTTTTACCTGTGTGACCCAGGAATGTTTTCCTTGTTCATCcattttaaataacatttaaataacAGTCGCTGATATCACTACGAGGCAAACAGTTCTGAAGATGGCTGCCGATGGTAGTCGAAACGTCAACGTTCTCTGGTATGAAAAATTACCTTGCttgtgaaatataactatttttctCAACATTTGATAAGAGTATTGAGACAAGTGACTTTGAATTTGGGTTCAAAAGTAACCACTCCACtgatgtgtgtatatttgtgttaAAAGAGATAATTGACTTTTATAAGAGACATAATTCGCCAGTATTTTCCTGTTTTATGGATGCAACGAAAGCATTTGATAGGGTGAACCACTGGACCATGTTTAGAAAACTGATCAAAAGAAATATTCCTTTATTTATAGTTAGAATATTACTATTTTGGTATCGTAGCCAATTATTCTCTGTTCGCTGGGCTTCAGCGGAATCGACACCTTTTAGTGTTATTAATGGGGTTTGTCAAGGAAGCATCATTTTGCCAAAGTTATTTGCTGTATATGTCGACGGACTGAGTAAAGAGCTCCAGTTAGCAGGAATAGGGTGTCATATGGCTGGCAAAATAGCTAACCACCTGTTTTATGCGGATGACCTAGTCCTGATTTGTCCTTCAGTCAAGTCTGTAAGGAAATTGATTAAGATTTGTGAACAGTATGGCGAGCAGCATGACATTCTTTTTCACACAACTAAAACTGGGTGTATGTAATATTTATCCTAGATTTTGGAAACCGGTTCGGATCCCTAATGTTTATTTGTACTTGGACTGGTAAAATCAAGACGTCAAAAAGTCTAAAATATATTTTCGGTGCCAGAGACTTCAAATCTTTAACAGACTTTCCTACGATAGCTAATTTCTTCCTAGCTTTAACAGCCACATTTCTTGTGGTGACGGAAAGAGAACCTTTACATGACAATACGAGACCTAGGCACTCATAAGCATCTCAGTGCTATCTTCAGCTCTGTCCCACCAAAATACCACTTCTCGTGCCTACTGAGATAACCTCCATTTCTATGCACTACAACTTTCGTTTTCGCCAGATTGACTTTCATGTTCCATTTCAAGGTAAAATCGTACAGTACATCAATTAATCTCTTTAAACCAATCACTGTATTTGACAATATGGCAATATCGTCAGTATATAACAGAAGAAAAAGTTCCAACATGTCATTCGGTAAAAATTGAATTCTACGTAACCCtgaatttttcatcattttctcaagCTCATTAATGTATAGACTAAACAAAATTGGGCTTAGCATGCAACCCTGGCGAACCCCTTTTTGTAAGGCGAAACACTCCGACGTTACATTTCCCTCCCTAACACTCGATTTCACGTCAGTGTACATGGCTTTCAATATTTGGTACATCTTGCCATTAATTCCTTCTAAAGCCAATCTGTACAAGAGCCGTGTTCTGTCCACCCAATCGAATGGTTTCTCGAAATCTACATATAGACAATACAATTTCTTTCCTCTTACCGACAATGATTTTTGAAGTGTTGCATACAGCGTGAAAAAGTTATCAACAGTTGAATAACCTTCACGAAAACCCGCTTGGCATTCTGGCACTATATTAAATTGTTTGGCCCATATTTTGATGCGTTCATTCAGGATACTAGTAAGACTTTACTAAATATACTGAGGAGAGATATTGCTCTATAATTCTCTGGTTTACCGACGGGCCAACTGTTCAGGAAGACGAGGATACCtttgtcaaaaatattattgaatAACTTATTAAGGAATGGTAACATGATATCAGTGGTGTATTTAAATAATTCAGGAATGAGCATATCTGGACCTGCCGACTTATTGTTTTTAAGCTTACCAATTGCTTTTAAAATTtcttcatttgtaattgtacagtTCAGGATATGAGAATCATCGTTATCTCCACTTGTTGTAGCATGCTCTATATCGTTCGAAGTTAATTCTTGGAGAAAAGTTTCAATCATCACAGTGAAATTTTCGGTCTCTCTGTTTTGTGACTGTATCGTGACTGTATCTCTAAAAAGTTCAGAGAAATATACTATCCATTCATCAAGTGTAACCAAGCTCTGCACTCGTTTTCCACGTTTCGTTGATTTTACTACTTTCCAGAAACTTGTTTCGTCGTTCATATTTCTTcttatctgtatatgtatcttcTCTTCAAATTTGCGCTTTTTACAGCGTAGCAAGTTTTTGTAATAGTTATTTTCCTCTCTGTACTGGCAATAATCTTCCATGCTACCGGTACTTCGAAACCTTCTTATAGAGCCCTCAATCTTTTTGTCTTTGTTAGTTTACACTCAGCATCAAACCACACCTGTCCGCTACGCTTTCCTTGATTTTTACTCTTGATTTCTTTGATCATATTTCCCGCTGCGTTTTTCAAGATATTTGTCATACCTGTTACCACTTCATTTATGTTAACATCGTTCGACGTTAGATGGTGCATTAATTGAACGTTTTCATTGCAATTGAGCTTTTCTTTGTATTCGTGAAGTAGTTCACTGCACAAACGAAAATTTGTGATTGGTACGGTATGTGTTTTCCTAATAAAGTCAACTTTCACTGTAAAAGAACAACATATGGGGAAATGGTCTGATTCATCCCTAGTTGGTACAACAAAAGAATTTACATTAGAAAATATTTCTTCCGACACTATGACATAATCTACAACACTTCGTCCTTCATTTCCTATGCACGTAAATTCTCCTTTGCCAGTGCCTTCCTTTCTTCCATTTAACATATACACCGACATATGTTTACACAACGAAATTAAAGATAACCCAAAATTATTGATCCCCTCGTCAAGTGAACTATGGGAAATTGTAAAATCATTTGACTCGTAATTTGTCCCCACCCCATACTTTGAGTCACCGTATTCAATAAATTCCTGCATTGACCCAGTTCTGGCATTCAGGTCACCAGCTATTATTATGCTAACGTCGTAATTAAAATGACTGAGAATTTCACCCAGGTGGTTTTCTAAATTTTCTACTCCGTCGTCACTACTATTGATATACGCCCGTGACCCCTCAGGTGGTACATACGTAATAACCATTAGCACATCTttcaaaaccagatttaaactgaatgcctcccgtaagggaatcactaattacgcaaataactcattaaactaaaaaaaactatggtaacagactttgttttttggacaagcgtgctttcttaggttaatgtatgtaagagtgtatgatactgcttaatgcagtcttaagatatagcctaattaccaaaaatcattaattatgcaaattattcattaacactgtacggtgcatcaacaaacttgatagggcatatgtgttttcttatggttaacgtatgtactaaattatgttgaatttgaagtatgtattcttaagatatagcctaattaccaaaaataattaattatgcaaattattcattaacgctgtaagatacatcaacgaattttataggacaaatgtatgttgttatgtttaacaaatatactaaattatattgaaactgaagtatgcagtcttaagatattgcataattagttgatttcattaatatgcaaatttctctaattaaacattaacagatctggctcaaaacctaatcaggtctagctattaccctaaagattatatatcccaaatttcattacaattgagccagccgatttttagaaaatgatgacacagacagacagacagacagacagacagacacacacacagacatacattccccttttaatacctcccgtacccttacgggaggtaaaaatggaaCACATTTTTCTGTAATAGTAGAATGATAGTGTTTTCAAACTTGTGGTTATACGTTTCACTCCTTTTACCaagtttttgtttacaaatacttcAACACCTCCACTGGCACGACCCTTTTCACTCAGAGTTACTGCTGGACTTTTAAAAGAAACGAAATTTTCGAAAACATTAACACTGTCGTTTTCCTTTGTCCATGTTTCAACTAAACCAAAAATGTCGAACTCTTCacaaaaagatataaaatttacattttgtaatttagaGTTCAAACCCCTTACAGTCCATACTACCCACCTCAATTCTTTTCTCTGTTCGATATTATTGAGTTTGTATATTTTACCCGGGCCTTGGCCATTTCCCTATGCAGTTGTATTGTTAAGTTCTATCACATCCCCGGATTTGTTGTCACAAACAAGAAGTCGTCCTCAATTAAGGCATTTTAGCTCCAAAAAAACTAGGTCAAAGTGTTTTAGTTATAGTCATTCATTATTTCCCAGGGAAAAAAGGTCAACACCTAGCTGAGGATGTCCTTCACCCCCTTAGAAAAGGACTCTGAACTAAAAATACACACCCAGCCATGTTGAATTATTCAACAGCGTAAAATCCTTCACAATAACAGATCTAACGCTGGTTTTTAGCTAAGATTCCTGTGGAATATCGCATGTGAGACTAGTACTTTCAGACAGATTACCCACAGAAACTCTTCGGGAAGGATTGCCATTTTGTCACACTAAACAGTGATATGATAACAAGGTACGGAGGGTAAAAATAGACGTCAATTTCATTTGCAGtatataaatgaattaatatcaaataaaaaatgcGTGCAGGGGGGTACCCCAATAGTCGACTAAAACATAGCGTGGCTACAAGCGATCGCAAATAAAACCAGCTGCCAGCGCACTACCGTATGGACTGccacatataatatataagtGTACACAAAGCCTCAAGTCTCAATAAATGGCATATACAATTAGCCCAATACATTAAAGGGCATAACAATGTACGAGAGTtaattgagattgattgactacGAAAAAAAAGGCAGGTCCATACGGTAGGGCAGCGGTTTGCTAATGTTTATAATGATTTAAATAaagttaattatttttttaatgtgttaactacatttttttgtttttatttttttattttttaactaaATTTTATCTATGGGTATTTTGTATTCCATTTATTTCAACccacatataatatataagtGTACACAAAGTCTCAAGTCTCAATAAATGGCATATACAAATAGCCCAATACATTAAAGGGCATAACCTGTACAATGTACGAGAGtgaattgagattgattgactaccaaaaacgaaacaaaaaaggCAGGTCCATACGGTAGGGCAGCGGTTTTGCTAATTTTTTATAATGATTTAAATAaagttaattatttttttaatgtgttacctaca
The nucleotide sequence above comes from Glandiceps talaboti chromosome 10, keGlaTala1.1, whole genome shotgun sequence. Encoded proteins:
- the LOC144440659 gene encoding beta-1,4 N-acetylgalactosaminyltransferase 1-like → MCEAFTPLRYPAGGVTVQPLKSTRLHGLQIHVAIADFLPEDQQLRTVLRCKKLKGVLVIFKHEGNTSVGVSGNDSTEMTITANKNGLHALNTVLANLNYKSTVYDINTRDIIYITMLNFDIAVHVHIKKPAVPTLYDPGPSGDINSLVTIITKTFERYGSVKTLISSIHKFYPNMAIIVADDSEFPEKISIPNVKHYIMPFAEGWFAGRNLALSQVRTKYFVWVDDDFVFTNGTHLENFLEKFKHPNLTIDVVGGTFGDANGKRQMSTNCFGCRTLEVTNNYENDNGDCLVLKNNKKYHAVKEFPECFFADGTTNFFMARTSTTRSVGFDPVYDRVGHIEFHIDGLGKLRMMGCTDVNILHKQVTNKKYLSYREYGQQFNKNRSSCNLHTLFKNNLKCFNF